A stretch of Exiguobacterium sp. BMC-KP DNA encodes these proteins:
- a CDS encoding class F sortase, with amino-acid sequence MRKWLLPTSIVLMVASVGTLLFLLFSTPEQAASNITQGTASPKTVTSSENKKEAPAEDPLKPSDIFKKEFKDLSTNEVELPKTLSIPTLDVKTKVEQVGLDKNGAMATPKNEQQVGWYKFGPRPGDVGNAVIDGHTDTKTGPAVFYELRNLKKNDQIKIKDASGRTLVFRVKKLVQYDHLDAPLQKIFGASEKRNLNLITCIGTFDQSAGTYDNRLVVFTELDEKASDPVKTPPKPATNVRVSGGFVNWYASTDKDVTSYNVYQEKDGKRKKLGSTDVIERKAFPLPEDATGRFIITAVNKAGIESEEAFSAVRR; translated from the coding sequence ATGCGAAAATGGTTATTGCCGACAAGCATCGTTTTGATGGTTGCTTCCGTCGGAACGCTCTTGTTCTTACTCTTTAGCACACCCGAACAAGCAGCATCTAACATCACCCAAGGAACGGCGTCACCCAAGACGGTGACTTCTTCCGAGAACAAGAAGGAGGCTCCAGCAGAGGATCCGTTAAAACCATCTGATATCTTCAAAAAAGAGTTCAAGGATCTTTCGACGAATGAAGTCGAATTACCAAAGACCCTCTCGATTCCGACGCTTGACGTCAAGACAAAGGTCGAGCAAGTCGGTCTCGATAAAAATGGTGCCATGGCGACACCTAAAAATGAACAACAAGTCGGCTGGTATAAGTTCGGTCCACGTCCAGGGGATGTCGGCAATGCTGTCATCGATGGTCATACCGATACGAAAACAGGTCCTGCCGTCTTCTATGAACTCCGAAACTTGAAGAAGAACGATCAAATTAAGATCAAGGATGCTTCCGGACGGACACTCGTCTTCCGCGTTAAGAAGCTCGTTCAATACGACCACTTGGATGCACCACTCCAAAAAATCTTTGGTGCTTCTGAGAAACGCAACCTCAACTTGATCACGTGTATCGGAACGTTTGATCAAAGTGCCGGCACGTACGACAACCGACTCGTCGTCTTTACAGAACTCGATGAGAAAGCCTCTGATCCCGTCAAGACACCACCGAAACCAGCCACGAACGTCCGTGTCAGTGGCGGATTCGTTAACTGGTATGCTTCTACGGATAAAGACGTGACATCGTATAACGTCTATCAAGAAAAAGACGGGAAACGGAAAAAACTCGGTTCAACAGACGTCATCGAACGGAAAGCTTTCCCGCTTCCGGAAGATGCGACGGGTCGCTTCATCATTACAGCTGTCAATAAAGCAGGTATCGAATCAGAAGAAGCTTTCAGTGCCGTACGTCGCTAA
- a CDS encoding AI-2E family transporter, with protein MQKMFENKWYRFAWWIMTLLIIVWIGDHVTFLFRPVAILLQMVVPPLAIAGILYYVLLPIVELLEKKMKRRPAVLIVLVGLIGILTTLGFIFGPMLSEQITQFVNSIPTLATQFQRQLIDVREQLENSSVFSRFLSGPDNLFNKFSGNISEYASTFLKNIGTGVGGFVSVVTTTVVTIVIIPIMLIYMLLDGDKLKGNLVKLMPYEYHKETKKILGDVHLTIMSYIRGQVIVSIGVGIIAYIGYLIIGIDYALLLALFATLTNIIPFLGPVLGVIPALIVGFIQDPILAIYAIIVMTVAQQIDSHIMSPLVQGKTLDVHPLTIIIVLLVAGNIAGFFGVLLGVPFYAVMKVVILNIRRLYHLRSQKKMVITEEEKTFDTIITERD; from the coding sequence ATGCAAAAAATGTTCGAAAACAAATGGTACCGATTCGCGTGGTGGATCATGACGTTACTCATCATCGTCTGGATTGGCGATCATGTCACGTTCTTGTTCCGACCGGTCGCGATTTTGCTTCAGATGGTCGTCCCACCGCTTGCGATTGCGGGGATTCTTTATTATGTCCTGCTACCAATCGTTGAGTTGCTCGAGAAGAAGATGAAGCGACGACCTGCCGTCTTGATCGTCCTCGTCGGTCTAATCGGGATCTTGACGACGCTCGGCTTCATCTTTGGTCCGATGCTGTCGGAGCAAATCACACAGTTCGTCAACTCGATTCCGACGCTTGCGACACAGTTCCAGCGTCAATTGATCGATGTCCGGGAGCAACTCGAAAACAGTTCGGTTTTCTCACGCTTCTTGTCAGGACCGGATAACCTGTTCAATAAGTTTTCCGGTAACATTTCGGAATACGCTTCGACATTTTTAAAGAACATCGGTACGGGTGTCGGTGGCTTCGTCAGTGTCGTGACGACGACGGTCGTGACGATCGTCATCATCCCGATCATGTTGATCTATATGTTGCTTGACGGGGATAAGCTCAAAGGCAATCTCGTCAAGCTGATGCCGTACGAGTATCATAAGGAAACGAAAAAAATCCTTGGCGACGTCCACTTGACAATCATGAGCTACATCCGGGGGCAGGTCATCGTCAGTATCGGGGTCGGGATCATCGCTTATATCGGATATCTGATCATCGGGATTGATTATGCGTTGCTACTCGCCTTGTTTGCGACGTTGACGAACATCATTCCGTTCCTCGGCCCGGTGCTCGGTGTCATTCCAGCGTTGATCGTCGGCTTCATTCAAGATCCGATTCTTGCGATTTATGCGATCATCGTCATGACGGTCGCGCAACAAATTGACTCACACATCATGTCACCCCTCGTTCAAGGGAAAACGCTCGATGTCCACCCGTTGACGATCATCATTGTTTTACTCGTCGCAGGGAACATCGCTGGTTTCTTTGGTGTCTTGCTAGGGGTTCCATTCTACGCCGTCATGAAAGTCGTCATCTTGAATATCCGTCGTCTGTATCATCTCCGGTCACAGAAGAAGATGGTCATCACGGAAGAAGAGAAGACATTCGATACGATCATCACCGAGCGCGATTGA
- a CDS encoding HAMP domain-containing sensor histidine kinase yields MKWINHTIGRQLMFAFYMVFVALSITSAIVYFYTEQKIDQANATFDDLRERRTNANALANEWTVAQSNVKSYLLTGSQETLDAVKTNQQEINRLTSWFEKYAIYEQGKEYATATRQIYDDYFGTSLPLLNEYVEGKKDGKINEDFVDPNTLAALSNGKDLFTTNGTLRGSVSLSDADVDMTRIDTLLGDYLTLIQGKEVDAKNDLLGEMRVAQFIWLSNLVVLILVLFSLVRPFISRVTKQVNTLSRDSALLATGEDIHAIPLPKRKDELHTLTASFNQMAASIADNKVHMLAKNEELQAQQEELVAQQEELQAQQEELEEALEITLRSEQHLKYRNELTETLASRETLTAYPEIIEKLVSITHSEIGALLFLDQQEVRSTIDYGMTEEMVGRLVSDDQSLLHRARLLKRPVHSSKQVAHESPLPYPYYMYEVAVPVLDPTKEHMIACIYLVRYRDAFTTEQMNDILSFSHQLSLSLLRMGIYEEMIREKNKTTQLLNSIREAVVYIEHETDELLVNEPLMTLFPEVPTQFEDEERSAFEQAMQALADIIDEPAPFERYIEQIVELNLPKDSLIVSIRKHSTYIQIYAEKIEVDGMWVGTMLVLRDVTKETEAERMKEEFVSTVSHELRTPLSSIYGFTELMLNKRFEEERQRKYLQTIHSETGRLTTLVNDFLDVQRMESSEHRYEMSTFDVVELAQDLIEFYDVSHETHKIDFDARGPIMIDGDAEKMKQLLNNLLSNAVKYSPSGGTVLIRISNELGFAQIRIQDEGIGIPQEALPKLFDKFYRVDNSETRKIGGTGLGLSICKEIVKHHNGTIDVESVVGVGSTFTIRFPIAVISTILMYED; encoded by the coding sequence GTGAAATGGATCAACCATACGATCGGTCGCCAATTGATGTTCGCCTTCTATATGGTGTTTGTCGCTCTCAGCATCACGTCTGCGATCGTTTACTTCTATACGGAACAGAAGATCGATCAAGCGAACGCCACGTTTGATGATTTGCGCGAACGCCGTACAAATGCGAATGCCCTTGCTAATGAGTGGACCGTCGCGCAAAGTAACGTCAAATCTTACTTATTGACGGGCTCACAAGAAACTCTTGATGCCGTCAAGACGAATCAACAGGAGATCAATCGTCTCACGTCATGGTTCGAGAAATACGCCATCTATGAGCAAGGAAAAGAATATGCAACGGCAACCCGTCAAATCTATGACGATTATTTCGGAACGTCACTTCCCCTCCTCAACGAATACGTTGAAGGAAAGAAGGACGGAAAAATCAATGAAGACTTCGTTGATCCAAACACACTTGCTGCTCTGTCGAACGGAAAAGATCTGTTCACGACGAACGGAACGTTACGCGGATCAGTCAGTCTGTCAGACGCCGATGTCGATATGACACGGATCGATACATTGCTTGGTGATTATCTGACCTTGATCCAAGGGAAAGAAGTCGATGCAAAGAATGATCTTCTAGGCGAGATGCGCGTTGCGCAGTTCATCTGGCTCTCAAACCTCGTTGTTTTAATTCTTGTCCTCTTCTCACTTGTGCGCCCATTCATCAGCCGGGTGACGAAGCAGGTCAATACGTTATCTCGTGATAGTGCATTACTCGCAACAGGTGAAGACATACACGCGATTCCATTGCCAAAACGTAAGGACGAACTGCATACGCTGACGGCATCATTCAATCAGATGGCGGCATCGATTGCCGACAATAAGGTCCATATGCTCGCGAAAAACGAAGAGCTTCAGGCGCAACAGGAAGAACTCGTTGCTCAGCAAGAAGAACTTCAGGCACAGCAAGAAGAACTCGAGGAAGCACTCGAGATCACGCTTCGGAGTGAACAACACTTGAAGTACCGGAATGAATTAACAGAGACGCTTGCCTCCCGCGAAACGCTGACGGCGTATCCGGAAATCATCGAAAAACTCGTTTCGATTACGCATTCTGAGATCGGTGCCCTGTTGTTCCTTGATCAACAAGAAGTCCGCTCGACGATCGATTACGGAATGACGGAAGAGATGGTCGGTCGTCTCGTCTCTGACGATCAATCGCTCTTGCACCGGGCGCGCCTCTTAAAGCGTCCCGTCCATTCATCGAAACAGGTTGCACACGAGAGTCCGCTTCCGTACCCATACTATATGTATGAAGTCGCAGTACCGGTACTTGATCCGACGAAAGAGCATATGATCGCCTGTATCTATCTCGTTCGTTATCGCGATGCCTTCACGACGGAGCAGATGAACGACATCCTATCGTTCTCGCATCAATTGTCTCTCTCGCTCTTACGGATGGGGATTTATGAGGAAATGATTCGCGAGAAGAACAAAACGACGCAACTGTTGAACTCGATTCGCGAAGCTGTCGTCTATATCGAACATGAGACAGATGAATTGCTCGTCAACGAACCGTTAATGACGTTGTTCCCGGAAGTTCCGACTCAGTTCGAAGACGAAGAGCGCTCTGCTTTTGAGCAAGCAATGCAGGCATTGGCTGACATCATTGATGAACCAGCACCGTTTGAACGCTATATCGAACAGATCGTTGAGCTGAACTTGCCAAAAGATAGTTTGATCGTCTCGATTCGGAAACATAGTACCTATATTCAGATTTATGCCGAGAAGATCGAAGTCGACGGTATGTGGGTCGGTACAATGCTCGTTCTGCGTGACGTCACGAAAGAAACGGAAGCTGAGCGGATGAAGGAAGAGTTCGTCTCAACCGTCTCGCATGAGTTACGAACACCACTCTCTTCCATTTATGGTTTCACGGAATTGATGCTCAATAAACGGTTTGAAGAAGAACGGCAACGGAAGTATCTCCAGACGATTCACTCGGAGACCGGTCGCCTGACGACACTCGTCAATGACTTCCTCGACGTTCAGCGGATGGAGTCGAGTGAGCATCGCTATGAGATGTCGACGTTTGATGTCGTCGAGCTCGCACAAGACTTGATTGAGTTCTATGATGTCTCGCATGAAACGCACAAAATTGATTTTGATGCACGAGGTCCGATCATGATCGATGGGGATGCAGAAAAGATGAAGCAATTGCTGAACAATCTGCTCAGTAATGCCGTCAAGTATTCGCCGAGTGGCGGTACGGTCTTGATACGAATTTCAAACGAACTCGGTTTCGCTCAAATCCGAATTCAGGATGAAGGTATCGGGATTCCGCAAGAGGCTCTTCCGAAATTGTTCGATAAATTCTATCGTGTCGATAACTCCGAGACACGAAAAATCGGCGGTACCGGTCTGGGTCTGTCGATTTGTAAGGAAATCGTCAAGCACCACAATGGAACGATTGATGTTGAATCGGTCGTTGGTGTCGGATCAACCTTTACGATTCGTTTCCCGATTGCTGTCATTTCGACGATTCTCATGTATGAAGATTAA
- a CDS encoding flagellar hook-basal body protein encodes MQSLYTSASTMAQLQKQLDTTGHNLANVDTNGYKRRDAQFKELLTRNIQNQPASLQTGPLSTPAGLRIGVGGYVANEATRFSMGTFKRTDRALDAALSDPHHFFGIIDQDGVTKFTRDGNFQLSPQADGRIRLTDDTGRSVINGQNEPILLPADATGVELNKDGNVTGIVNGERRVLARIGVGYIDNPNQLTEDGSGLFTTPEQYQAVGGNPLTVGTLESSNVDMATEMTNLTQIQRAYQFNSKALMTTDQMMGIVTSLK; translated from the coding sequence ATGCAATCACTCTATACGTCAGCTAGTACGATGGCACAATTACAAAAGCAACTCGATACGACCGGACATAACTTAGCGAACGTCGATACGAATGGATATAAACGTCGCGACGCCCAGTTCAAAGAGTTGTTGACACGTAACATCCAGAACCAACCGGCCTCTTTACAGACGGGTCCCTTATCGACACCAGCTGGCTTACGCATCGGTGTTGGTGGATATGTCGCCAATGAAGCGACGCGTTTTTCGATGGGAACGTTCAAACGGACGGACCGGGCACTTGATGCCGCTTTATCAGATCCGCATCATTTCTTTGGTATCATCGACCAGGATGGCGTGACGAAATTCACGCGGGATGGGAACTTTCAGCTATCTCCGCAAGCGGACGGTCGTATTCGATTGACGGATGATACAGGACGATCTGTCATCAACGGTCAAAACGAACCGATTCTCTTACCTGCGGATGCAACAGGTGTCGAGTTGAACAAGGACGGAAACGTCACGGGAATCGTGAATGGAGAGCGCCGTGTCCTCGCACGGATCGGTGTCGGGTATATCGACAATCCGAATCAGTTGACGGAAGATGGATCCGGCTTGTTTACGACGCCGGAACAATATCAAGCAGTCGGTGGGAATCCATTGACGGTCGGTACACTTGAGTCGTCGAACGTCGATATGGCGACGGAGATGACGAATCTGACGCAGATTCAACGGGCGTATCAATTCAACTCAAAAGCGCTAATGACGACCGATCAGATGATGGGAATCGTCACATCACTGAAATAA
- the fabZ gene encoding 3-hydroxyacyl-ACP dehydratase FabZ, with amino-acid sequence MYTIEQIKEVIPHRYPFLLVDRILEVEEGKRAVGMKNVSANEEFFNGHFPDYNVMPGVLIVEALAQVGAFAVLKMEANQGKLAFFAGIENCRFKRQVVPGDQLRLEVELTKLRGPIGKGRATATVDGEVACTAELTFAIK; translated from the coding sequence ATGTATACAATCGAACAAATCAAGGAAGTCATTCCGCATCGTTATCCCTTTTTGCTCGTCGATCGGATTTTAGAGGTCGAAGAAGGCAAACGTGCGGTCGGAATGAAAAACGTGTCTGCGAACGAAGAATTCTTCAATGGACACTTTCCTGACTATAACGTCATGCCCGGCGTTCTCATCGTCGAGGCGCTCGCGCAAGTCGGTGCCTTCGCTGTCCTCAAGATGGAAGCGAACCAAGGAAAGCTTGCTTTCTTTGCTGGCATCGAGAACTGCCGCTTTAAACGTCAAGTCGTGCCGGGCGATCAATTGCGCCTTGAAGTCGAATTGACGAAGTTACGTGGACCTATTGGAAAAGGTCGTGCCACAGCGACGGTAGACGGGGAAGTCGCCTGCACTGCCGAATTGACATTCGCAATTAAGTGA
- a CDS encoding flagellar hook-basal body protein: MLRGMYTASGAMQALQRQQEMLSNNLANARTPGFRADQASLRTFPEMMIHQAATNERTGIRPAGNVGTLATGVFMQAATPNFAPGSITETGNATDLQISSAEGVPMFTIFHNTGEGTGIEGETLYTTNGQFAVDRDGILRTTDGDQVLDTEGNFMNVGNDDFKVSADGVVTRGNGEQVGRLGLVTTNNTEQLERVENGLYRAPEALVQGNVKVDQGVLELGNVAIEQTMAEMNAGLRQFEANQKVIQAYDRTAEKAVSEIGRVR; encoded by the coding sequence ATGTTACGCGGAATGTATACGGCATCCGGTGCTATGCAGGCATTGCAACGCCAACAAGAGATGCTGAGTAATAACTTAGCGAATGCACGGACGCCCGGCTTTCGTGCCGATCAAGCATCCCTGCGTACGTTTCCGGAGATGATGATCCATCAAGCGGCGACGAATGAACGGACGGGAATTCGACCTGCTGGAAACGTCGGTACGCTCGCAACAGGTGTGTTCATGCAGGCAGCAACACCGAACTTCGCGCCCGGATCGATTACGGAGACGGGAAATGCGACGGATTTACAGATCAGTTCGGCGGAAGGTGTGCCAATGTTTACGATTTTCCATAATACGGGAGAAGGAACAGGAATCGAAGGAGAAACATTGTATACGACGAACGGACAGTTCGCAGTCGATCGGGATGGAATCTTACGGACGACCGACGGTGATCAAGTGCTCGATACAGAAGGTAACTTCATGAACGTCGGCAATGATGATTTCAAAGTCTCAGCAGACGGTGTCGTAACACGTGGGAACGGAGAGCAAGTCGGACGACTTGGACTTGTGACGACGAATAATACGGAACAGCTTGAACGGGTCGAGAACGGCCTCTACCGGGCACCTGAAGCACTGGTACAAGGAAACGTCAAGGTCGATCAAGGAGTGCTTGAACTCGGGAACGTCGCAATCGAACAGACGATGGCAGAGATGAATGCAGGTCTTCGCCAATTCGAAGCGAATCAAAAAGTCATTCAAGCCTATGACCGGACTGCCGAAAAGGCAGTTTCTGAAATCGGTCGCGTCCGATAA
- a CDS encoding NAD(P)-dependent oxidoreductase, producing MQLGWIGLGHMGVPMAKRLLDGGHDLIVYNRTYEKTAPLVEKGATAVEEARDAVRQSDILFVMLADGPAVASVLENVKEDLSGKTIVNLSTISPDETKEMARLVEDSGGTYLESPVSGSVPVAENGQLVLLAGGDAEVLATCHPYLDLLGKETIHFGAHGTGSAAKLAINLLLAVVGQGVAETLLLGEGAGLEKEKLIQMISASGMNTPLFTGKRDMYKKNDFPSAFPLRLMAKDLGLITAEARRQQLDLPLAQAANASYAKAKPDHGDADMAAIYKSLQD from the coding sequence ATGCAACTTGGATGGATTGGTTTAGGACATATGGGTGTACCGATGGCAAAACGTCTACTTGATGGCGGTCATGATTTGATCGTCTACAACCGGACGTATGAAAAAACAGCTCCTTTAGTAGAGAAAGGAGCAACAGCGGTTGAAGAGGCACGAGATGCGGTCCGTCAGAGCGATATTCTATTCGTCATGTTAGCCGATGGACCGGCTGTTGCGTCCGTTCTCGAAAATGTGAAAGAGGACCTCAGTGGTAAGACGATCGTCAATTTGAGCACAATCTCACCAGACGAAACGAAGGAGATGGCTCGTCTCGTTGAAGACAGTGGCGGTACGTATCTCGAGTCTCCTGTTTCGGGATCCGTCCCGGTCGCTGAAAACGGACAGCTCGTCTTGCTTGCTGGTGGTGACGCAGAAGTCCTTGCAACTTGTCATCCATATCTCGATTTACTCGGCAAGGAAACGATCCACTTCGGTGCACACGGTACAGGAAGTGCCGCGAAACTTGCGATTAATCTATTGCTTGCTGTCGTCGGTCAAGGAGTCGCGGAGACGTTACTTCTTGGTGAAGGTGCGGGTCTTGAGAAAGAGAAGCTGATTCAGATGATCAGTGCTTCCGGTATGAATACGCCACTCTTCACCGGGAAACGGGACATGTACAAGAAGAACGATTTCCCGTCTGCCTTTCCGCTCCGTCTGATGGCGAAGGATCTCGGTCTCATCACGGCAGAAGCCCGACGTCAGCAACTCGATTTGCCGCTCGCTCAAGCAGCAAACGCCAGTTATGCAAAAGCGAAGCCGGATCATGGGGACGCGGATATGGCTGCTATTTATAAATCTCTACAAGACTAA
- a CDS encoding DNA-directed RNA polymerase subunit beta: MVQDQAGTEQPTRERSKRHQQGKDAGASEKKTPRLRQYTTRRVPILVRLLIVLVLVIVALVVGAMVGYATFGGGEALDVLKLDTWTRITDFWMKS, from the coding sequence ATGGTACAAGACCAAGCAGGTACGGAACAGCCAACGCGTGAACGTTCAAAGCGACATCAACAAGGCAAGGACGCTGGAGCATCTGAAAAGAAAACACCACGTCTTCGTCAGTACACGACGCGACGTGTCCCGATTCTCGTCCGGTTGTTGATCGTTCTCGTTCTCGTCATCGTCGCACTGGTCGTCGGTGCAATGGTAGGGTATGCAACGTTTGGTGGTGGCGAGGCATTGGATGTGTTAAAGCTCGACACATGGACCCGCATCACCGATTTTTGGATGAAATCTTAA
- a CDS encoding winged helix-turn-helix transcriptional regulator — protein MDSRHTEEQADLLALQKFQHNFENSLKSSIIYLLRDGALTIGELEQRIDQSHGQILEQLQELIEDGLVIQQMSEKVHGLAYYLTAPAEDLVRQFKESIRWSKQHIRY, from the coding sequence ATGGATTCACGTCATACCGAAGAACAAGCCGACTTACTCGCATTGCAGAAATTTCAGCACAACTTCGAGAATAGCCTCAAGTCGAGCATCATTTATCTCTTGCGTGATGGTGCGTTGACGATCGGGGAACTCGAACAACGGATCGATCAGTCACACGGTCAAATCCTCGAACAGTTACAGGAGCTGATCGAAGATGGACTCGTCATCCAGCAGATGTCAGAAAAAGTGCACGGACTAGCCTATTATTTAACGGCACCAGCAGAAGACCTCGTCCGTCAGTTCAAGGAATCGATTCGCTGGAGCAAACAGCATATTCGTTATTGA
- a CDS encoding S8 family peptidase, protein MKRILPLLLGVSLLTPSAVSAATTPLPVTSQTLRGTYDASGRAVFTLPSALYIERATHLEFDLDRSKGSIYTSKTNFNKGATYSRYRQLQDEALIFPLSWSDTQYVVFEGKPGTRYQIPFILRKLQPLLPMKPSAKTSKKASLLVKMKHGSLKQSVSTSLNASRSSLSALSLEEWTFKTKAAATQAKRYLERSAAVDYVEYTQTVRTAKDMYRPYQWSLQNTGQRKGKVGADIQYAGAMKRLSGKTLHPTLVAVVDTGINSTYADFAGRVRTDLGYDFVRGKTSVTDPDGHGSHVAGIIAANADNLYGIQGINPSASLIPIRVLDAHGQGSTSDVARGILHAVKKGARVINLSLEMDEKSRAIEDAIAYAYQKKVLVVAASGNDGATTISYPARYAHVLSVGATDRKDVRAPFSNRGKGLDLVAPGVEIPSYIGDGELAYSSGTSMAAPHVAAVASLLMSLKPSLSPSATEKLLKSSARDLGTKGCDTSYGYGRLDANRAVSLVK, encoded by the coding sequence TTTCCGCTGCGACGACACCACTTCCGGTGACGAGTCAGACGTTACGCGGTACATACGATGCTTCCGGACGCGCTGTCTTCACCCTGCCGTCCGCTCTTTATATCGAACGGGCGACGCATCTCGAATTCGATCTAGATCGCTCAAAAGGTTCCATCTATACCTCAAAGACGAATTTCAATAAAGGGGCCACTTACAGCCGGTATCGCCAATTGCAAGACGAAGCGTTGATCTTCCCGCTCAGCTGGTCCGATACACAGTACGTCGTCTTTGAAGGAAAACCCGGTACCCGCTACCAGATTCCCTTCATCCTCCGTAAACTCCAACCGCTCTTACCGATGAAGCCGAGTGCAAAAACATCAAAGAAGGCGAGTCTCCTCGTCAAGATGAAACACGGTAGTCTGAAACAATCGGTCTCGACGTCCCTAAATGCGTCACGGTCTTCGCTTTCGGCCCTGTCACTTGAAGAATGGACGTTCAAGACGAAAGCAGCCGCAACTCAGGCAAAACGTTACTTAGAACGATCCGCTGCCGTTGACTACGTCGAATATACGCAAACCGTCCGGACAGCAAAGGATATGTATCGTCCGTACCAATGGTCGCTTCAAAACACGGGACAACGAAAAGGAAAAGTCGGGGCTGACATCCAGTATGCGGGTGCAATGAAACGCCTCTCAGGAAAGACGTTACATCCGACACTCGTCGCCGTCGTCGATACCGGCATCAACTCGACCTATGCCGATTTCGCAGGACGCGTCCGAACCGATCTTGGATACGACTTCGTTCGCGGAAAGACATCGGTCACGGATCCGGATGGTCATGGTTCTCACGTCGCCGGCATCATCGCTGCAAATGCCGATAATCTGTACGGCATTCAGGGCATCAATCCATCCGCTTCCTTGATTCCGATTCGTGTGCTCGATGCACATGGGCAAGGCTCTACATCGGACGTCGCACGCGGAATTCTCCATGCTGTCAAAAAAGGCGCCCGCGTCATCAACCTCAGTCTGGAAATGGACGAAAAATCGCGCGCCATCGAGGATGCAATTGCATATGCCTATCAGAAAAAGGTGCTCGTCGTCGCCGCTTCCGGTAATGACGGTGCAACAACGATCAGTTATCCTGCACGCTATGCGCATGTCCTATCTGTCGGGGCAACGGACCGAAAAGATGTCCGCGCTCCGTTCTCAAATCGTGGAAAAGGACTCGACCTCGTCGCACCAGGCGTCGAGATCCCCAGTTATATCGGTGATGGCGAACTCGCCTATTCGAGTGGTACATCGATGGCGGCTCCTCACGTCGCTGCTGTCGCAAGTCTCTTGATGAGTTTGAAGCCGAGCTTGTCGCCGAGCGCGACAGAGAAGCTTTTAAAATCGTCTGCCCGAGATCTCGGAACAAAAGGCTGCGACACCTCATACGGATACGGTCGACTTGATGCAAACCGTGCCGTCTCGCTCGTCAAATAA